The proteins below come from a single bacterium genomic window:
- the ychF gene encoding redox-regulated ATPase YchF, with the protein MDVGLLGLPNVGKSTLFNVLTGCGAAVGPYPFTTVEPNKAVLPVPDPRLEELAALVGAEEFRPARLRVVDIAGLVEGAREGLGLGNRFLAHVREMDALFYVVRLFADADVAFAGRKEAPAVLDGAGDVEALTVELALADLATVERRLEKTRRAAKGKKGGAAELATLEKLCEVLDAGTPVRALDLSEDERALADELFLLTAKAAAYVGNLGRPGQAEEEEAFAALERRGAADGARVVGVYGKLEEELCRLEADDEECMRAEYGLTCRGRDELLAAGARLLNLITFYTVEGTITSAWQVPAGTTARGGAARIHSDLAEHFIRAEVVSAADLLAAASLKEARAAGGVRTEGPDYVIAAGDVITIKHGAK; encoded by the coding sequence ATGGACGTTGGCCTCTTAGGCCTGCCGAACGTCGGCAAGTCCACGCTCTTTAACGTTTTGACCGGTTGCGGCGCGGCGGTAGGTCCCTACCCTTTTACCACCGTCGAGCCCAATAAGGCCGTGCTGCCGGTCCCCGACCCCCGGCTCGAGGAATTGGCCGCGCTGGTGGGCGCCGAGGAATTCCGGCCCGCCCGTTTGCGCGTCGTCGATATAGCGGGCCTGGTCGAGGGCGCGCGCGAAGGCCTCGGCCTGGGCAACCGCTTCCTGGCGCACGTCCGCGAGATGGACGCGCTCTTCTATGTCGTCCGCCTCTTCGCCGACGCGGACGTGGCCTTCGCCGGCCGCAAGGAGGCGCCGGCCGTGCTGGACGGAGCCGGCGACGTCGAGGCGTTGACGGTGGAGCTCGCGCTCGCGGACCTGGCGACGGTGGAGCGTCGCCTCGAGAAGACGAGGCGAGCGGCCAAGGGTAAGAAGGGCGGAGCCGCGGAGCTCGCCACGCTCGAGAAACTCTGCGAAGTCCTCGACGCCGGGACGCCGGTGCGCGCGCTGGATTTGAGCGAAGACGAGCGGGCGCTCGCGGACGAGCTGTTCCTGCTTACGGCCAAGGCCGCGGCGTACGTCGGCAACCTGGGCCGGCCGGGGCAAGCGGAGGAAGAGGAGGCGTTCGCGGCGCTCGAGCGCCGGGGCGCGGCCGACGGCGCGCGCGTGGTCGGCGTTTACGGCAAGCTGGAGGAAGAGCTTTGCCGGTTGGAGGCCGACGACGAGGAGTGTATGCGCGCCGAATACGGCCTGACGTGCCGCGGCCGCGACGAGCTGCTCGCCGCCGGCGCCCGTCTCCTGAACCTGATAACGTTTTACACCGTCGAGGGAACCATAACGAGCGCGTGGCAGGTCCCGGCGGGGACGACGGCGCGCGGGGGCGCGGCGCGAATTCATTCCGACCTCGCCGAGCATTTCATCCGCGCCGAGGTGGTAAGCGCGGCCGACTTGCTGGCGGCGGCCTCGCTCAAGGAAGCGCGCGCGGCCGGCGGGGTCCGCACCGAAGGGCCCGACTACGTAATAGCCGCCGGCGACGTCATCACCATAAAGCATGGCGCGAAATGA
- a CDS encoding rubredoxin, translated as MQRYKCLACEYVYDPAAGDPDNGIEPGTPFEELPDDWVCPLCGVGKDMFEPEE; from the coding sequence ATGCAGAGGTATAAATGTCTGGCGTGTGAGTACGTCTACGACCCGGCCGCGGGCGACCCGGACAACGGCATCGAACCGGGTACGCCGTTCGAGGAGCTGCCGGACGACTGGGTGTGCCCGCTGTGCGGCGTGGGCAAGGACATGTTCGAGCCGGAGGAGTAG
- a CDS encoding flavin reductase, producing MAAEYSPQCLYNLTYGLYVVTACADGKANGQIANAVFQVTADPARVAVSLNKENLTHEYVSRGGVFGVSVLAEETPMTFIGLFGFKSGRGVDKLTRVEHKEGSSGCPLVTENALAVMEARVVSSLDVGTHTIFVGDVVAGEVLREGKPLTYAYYRDTKKGKAPKTAPTYHGGPSSRAKERSEAGMKKYVCQVCGYVYDPAAGDPDGGVEPGTTFEDLPDDWVCPVCGAAKDQFEPEE from the coding sequence GTGGCGGCCGAGTATAGTCCGCAGTGTCTTTATAATTTAACCTACGGCCTGTACGTCGTGACGGCGTGCGCGGACGGCAAGGCCAACGGCCAGATAGCCAACGCCGTCTTCCAGGTTACGGCGGACCCGGCGCGCGTCGCCGTCAGCCTGAACAAGGAGAACCTGACGCACGAGTACGTCTCCCGCGGCGGCGTCTTCGGCGTATCGGTGTTGGCGGAGGAGACGCCGATGACGTTCATCGGCCTGTTCGGCTTCAAGTCGGGCCGCGGCGTCGACAAGCTGACCCGGGTGGAACACAAGGAGGGCTCGAGCGGCTGCCCCCTCGTCACGGAGAACGCCCTGGCGGTGATGGAGGCCCGGGTCGTAAGCTCGCTCGACGTCGGGACCCACACCATCTTCGTGGGGGACGTCGTCGCGGGCGAAGTGCTCCGGGAGGGCAAGCCGCTGACGTACGCCTACTACCGCGATACCAAGAAGGGCAAAGCCCCCAAGACGGCGCCGACCTACCACGGCGGCCCGTCGTCACGAGCGAAGGAAAGGAGCGAAGCGGGTATGAAGAAATACGTGTGCCAGGTGTGCGGGTACGTTTACGACCCGGCCGCGGGCGACCCGGACGGCGGCGTCGAGCCGGGTACGACTTTCGAGGACCTGCCGGACGACTGGGTCTGCCCGGTGTGCGGCGCGGCGAAGGACCAGTTCGAACCGGAGGAATAG